A window of Gasterosteus aculeatus chromosome 9, fGasAcu3.hap1.1, whole genome shotgun sequence contains these coding sequences:
- the sorbs2a gene encoding sorbin and SH3 domain-containing protein 2 isoform X12 yields the protein MNTGTDSHSSDLDSWRSRSATDGLKNGDASSSSLAAKGFRSVRPNLQDKKSPTQGQVLSHAMNGSAPQRPLSPLSYPPPPTSLHPTLQRHSRGSEGSESLARESVVLGHTSVSGMVPIARFSEEEKRVSVIKAPHYEGIGPVDDSGIPIAIRTTVDRPKDWYKTMFKQIHKVHKADDDYSDTYNATYAVINSDDYSLSSNPTMAHPAPRTHTYRPLAKCPSDNGGRLGPREPPPSPVPPPPPPMPSLLQLRARDSDRERDSPDANEWGPPNRKVDTRKYRAEPKSIFEYEPGRSSILEHERPTYDDIDLENEPWYKFFSELEFGRPPPKKRLDYNPDISARQRIETSLHIAPADKAPERPASAASDYRKRRKSEPTSSQVNAQSQSRAATSPKPVDAYRPSSSLKKPVVHSSPSSPSRAKGGAACNMYSNSLTSPGPQQRPDLPPLPSDPVHCHEEASLESSSASNQSVCGKNSWQTKCQDAETWSSADEVPPVPGKLKSRSCDDLLNDGHSGSGGRNATRSESAGSLVCDGNPPSSVGSISTSSLPRLHRRRAHDSPGFLQLYRKMHQIDRAHLIPSEVIRSVRARILELERQPHLHRHRLSPWTPSWGMEVPRDMVPSRISTYESLISKSKSMPNLGDTEVPSGATTPGGSSSRASSGGVATPSFPKRRFSIESLLEEDGNGGAVPHAMDHRHRPRSPPEGQPRVGPEPSRVRSFPAPPVPQGPRANHDYSDSEQDAVASDLSDFIQVEGSSFCSESDFDHCSLTSSESLYGSSNLHHHHLRHQQHHHHLHHHHPAHQSLGQSQGYQHRHLISSCKGRCPASYTRFTTMLRHERERARQQLQRPSQQSAGSRSQIQSSQSQQSMSKLAFLVSPVPFRRKKGSPPTSRRSSGGAERGGRPKSKQAIYEALDAALRDIYEHIQAERGHRGSRAPDDSILRRILAELLPNVPERSSSLRGRRGCWQGGQSSTSLYPDGSPTEYASHRGDPSTPRLQSPLGYGRHSDSSNNNEYAEEQGNGNGLCYSDQDVSRCYSTMDGRHTPQSRRPATDREVSHKQMTQLILFSLLHQKQPARAIYDFKAQTAKELTFKKGDAVNIIRQIDNNWYEGEHRGQVGILPISYVERMPSSEKQQPIRPPPPAHVREIGEGVARYNFNADTNVELSLRKGERVVVIRQVDQNWYEGRIPDTSKQGIFPVSYIDIVKRSTSKSSSHHIDPHGYPGNRTPSSTPTKPPYHLPPPSATRDLPSGRPPLRRLDLQAITSEWLSLTLEPSASAPAYPPATTPAPPTPPPLPAALASFLKAEEPNAPSPAQSKRESALTHQRFSITPAGRLALGHTPFSPLPPPPPVPHPPFSSPLPDSLLQYNSGKAQPLHILQPEILSLTMPEPLTSPAQAPLQDKSYLEVDKSSKVPDVKLQVKDPYDELLSMILDGSTGLDFPRLSPVDSPAAKPTGESQSRFKPKAEGSQPDVKPAAVTPASDSAGDRLAVQFHRPVAMDPIAWGAQSKTVNEPQRPPSMTGRGYTELFIEEDDDAREDRGEDVDGLNGGLGPQADVSPSTLTRLPPSDLSSPSAPAPQSSLPPPSPSSFTPSSFSTSSFTPTSSLTSSLTPLSMSSLTSSFIPSLSSSTFTPSSSFVPSSSSCSQSEQQPRSAIPPTPPVSPRPPSRPHLMTSERSSASAPSSPPPLRSPPAPPQLPVTHPPSLLCFSHLVESIPAPTPPKPASPPLATPRSPPTVPRPGCRSPKVKQDPVVGGKPPRSPILSRRSYLSSVRGRRRLVQDALQGGGDPYQAVYNYLPRNEDELELKEGDVVNVMEKCDDGWFVGTSRHSKLFGTFPGNYVKQL from the exons ATGAATACAG GGACTGATTCTCACTCATCAGACTTGG ATTCTTGGCGGTCGCGCAGTGCAACAGATGGCCTTAAGAATGGAGACGCCAGCAGCTCATCTCTTGCTGCCAAAGGTTTCCGCAGTGTCAGACCCAACCTGCAGGACAAAAAGTCACCAACGCAG GGCCAGGTCCTCTCTCACGCTATGAATGGAAGTGCTCCTCAGaggcccctctctcctctctcctatcctccgccccccacctccctccacccGACGCTCCAGAGACACAGCCGAGGTTCAG AGGGCAGCGAGTCCCTTGCCAGAGAGTCCGTGGTTCTGGGCCACACGAGCGTCAGCGGCATGGTGCCCATCGCTCGCTTctccgaggaggagaagagggtgtCGGTCATCAAAGCCCCGCACTACGAAGGCATCGGCCCTGTGGACGACTCCGGCATCCCCATCGCCATCCGCACG ACGGTGGATAGGCCGAAGGATTGGTACAAAACTATGTTCAAGCAGATCCACAAGGTTCACAAAGCCG ATGATGACTATTCTGACACATACAACGCAACGTATGCGGTCATAAACAGCG ATGACTACAGCCTCTCATCCAACCCCACCATGGCCCACCCCGCTCCCCGGACACACACGTACAGGCCGCTGGCCAAATGCCCCTCGGACAACGGAGGGCGTCTGGGCCCCCGTGAGCCTCCGCCGtcccctgtgccccccccacctccgcccATGCCatccctcctccagctgagggccAGAGACAGCGATCGCGAGAGAGACTCGCCTGACGC GAACGAATGGGGTCCTCCCAACAGGAAGGTGGACACGCGGAAGTACCGCGCCGAGCCCAAGAGTATTTTTGAGTATGAGCCCGGAAGGTCTTCCATTTTGGAGCATGAAAGACCA ACCTATGATGACATAGATTTAGAGAACGAGCCTTGGTATAAGTTCTTTTCCGAGTTGGAGTTTGGGCGGCCG CCTCCTAAAAAACGGCTGGATTATAATCCAGACATCTCCGCTCGTCAACGTATTGAG ACATCCCTGCACATCGCTCCTGCTGACAAGGCTCCCGAGAGGCCGGCGAG TGCTGCGAGCGActacaggaagaggaggaagtccGAGCCCACAAGTTCCCAAGTCAATGCTCAGTCTCAGAGCAGAGCTGCAACCTCCCCTAAACCAGTGGATGCCTACAGACCCAGCAGCAGCCTAAAGAAACCAGTGGTTCATTCCTCACCATCCTCGCCCTCCAGAGCCAAAG GTGGGGCCGCATGTAACATGTATTCAAACAGCTTGACCTCCCCAGGGCCTCAGCAACGCCCCGATCTCCCCCCTTTACCCTCTGACCCCGTCCATTGCCACGAGGAGGCCAGCCTAGAAAGCAGCTCCGCCTCTAATCAGTCCGTCTGCGGTAAGAACAGCTGGCAGACGAAATGCCAGGACGCCGAGACGTGGAGCAGCGCAGATGAGGTACCGCCGGTCCCCGGCAAGCTCAAGTCACGCAGCTGCGATGACTTACTCAACGATGGGCATTCCGGCTCAGGCGGGCGCAACGCCACCCGCTCAGAAAGTGCCGGGTCCCTCGTCTGCGACGGGAATCCCCCGAGCTCTGTCGGGTCCATCTCCACCAGCTCGCTGCCTCGCCTCCACCGCCGACGCGCGCACGACTCACCGGGCTTCCTCCAGCTCTATCGCAAGATGCACCAGATCGACCGAGCTCACCTCATCCCGTCGGAAGTCATCCGCTCGGTCCGCGCTCGCATCCTGGAGCTGGAGCGCCAGCCCCACCTGCATCGCCATCGCCTCTCTCCCTGGACGCCGTCCTGGGGCATGGAGGTGCCGCGCGACATGGTGCCGAGCCGCATTTCTACATACGAGAGTCTCATTTCAAAGTCCAAATCCATGCCGAACTTGGGCGATACCGAGGTGCCTTCAGGCGCCACCACCCCAGGTGGATCGTCGTCTCGAGCCAGCAGCGGGGGCGTCGCCACGCCCAGTTTTCCGAAGCGCCGTTTTTCCATCGAGTCTCTATTGGAGGAAGACGGCAACGGCGGAGCAGTTCCTCACGCCATGGACCACCGGCACCGACCCCGCAGCCCGCCCGAGGGTCAGCCTCGAGTCGGGCCGGAGCCCAGCCGCGTGCGTTCCTTCCCCGCTCCTCCCGTCCCTCAAGGCCCGCGAGCCAACCACGACTACTCTGACAGCGAGCAAGACGCCGTCGCGTCCGACCTCAGCGACTTCATCCAGGTGGAGGGCTCCTCCTTCTGCAGCGAGAGTGACTTCGACCACTGCTCGCTGACCTCGTCCGAGAGCCTGTACGGCTCCTCCaaccttcaccaccaccacctccgtcatcagcagcaccaccatcacctccaccaccaccaccctgctCACCAAAGTTTAGGCCAGAGCCAGGGCTACCAACACCGCCACCTCATCAGCTCGTGCAAAGGCCGCTGCCCGGCCTCTTACACCCGCTTCACCACCATGCTTCGCcacgagagagagcgagcgcgcCAGCAGCTCCAGAGACCCTCGCAGCAGAGCGCCGGCAGCCGCTCCCAAATCCAGAGCTCCCAGTCCCAGCAGTCGATGTCCAAGCTGGCCTTCCTGGTCAGCCCAGTGCCTTTCCGCAGGAAAAAGGGCTCCCCGCCCACCTCCAGAAGAAGCAGTGGCGGCGCAGAGCGAGGAGGCAGACCCAAGTCCAAACAGGCCATTTACGAAGCGCTAGACGCGGCCCTCAGAGACATTTACGAGCACATTCAAGCGGAGCGAGGCCACAGAGGAAGCAGGGCTCCCGACGACAGCATCCTGAGGAGAATACTCGCCGAACTGCTGCCAAACGTGCCTGAGCGAAGCTCCTCGCTgcgtgggaggagggggtgttggCAAGGGGGCCAGTCCTCCACATCTTTGTACCCAGATGGGAGCCCCACAGAATACGCCTCGCACAGAGGGGACCCCTCCACGCCGCGGCTACAGTCACCGCTCGGCTACGGACGCCACTCGGACAGCTCAAACAATAACGAATATGCAGAGGAGCAGGGCAATGGAAATGGTCTCTGTTATTCAG ACCAGGATGTCTCCAGGTGTTATTCCACCATGGACGGACGCCACACACCCCAGAGCAGAAGGCCCGCGACTGACCGAGAG GTCTCCCATAAACAGATGACACAACTTATTctgttctctctcctccatcagaAACAGCCTGCGAGAGCCATTTATGATTTTAAGGCACAAACGGCTAA GGAGCTGACTTTTAAGAAGGGTGATGCGGTGAACATCATCCGGCAGATAGACAACAACTGGTATGAAGGAGAGCACCGCGGGCAGGTTGGGATCTTACCCATTTCCTACGTGGAG AGGATGCCGTCGTCAGAGAAGCAGCAGCCGATTCGTCCTCCTCCGCCCGCACACGTCAGAGAGATTGGAGAGGGAGTGGCTCGCTACAACTTCAATGCTGACACTAATGTGGAGCTGTCGCTGAGAAAG ggcgAGAGAGTGGTTGTGATAAGGCAGGTGGACCAGAACTGGTACGAGGGGAGGATCCCGGACACAAGCAAACAAGGCATTTTTCCCGTCTCATATATTGACATCGTCAAGCGCTCCACGTCCAAGAGTTCCAGCCACCACATAGACCCACACGGTTACCCTGGCAACAGGACACCAAGCTCTACACCCACCAAG CCTCCCTaccacctccctccaccctccgcCACTCGTGACCTCCCCTCCGGTCGCCCCCCGTTGAGAAGGCTTGACCTGCAAGCTATCACCAGCGAGTGGCTGTCACTCACTTTGGAACCTTCAGCGTCCGCTCCAGCTTACCCCCCCGCGACCACGCCTGCACCGCCcacaccgccccccctccccgctgccCTCGCCTCTTTCCTGAAGGCAGAGGAACCCAATGCCCCCTCACCTGCACAATCAAAGAGAGAGTCTGCCCTGACGCACCAGAGATTTTCCATAACTCCTGCAGGGAGACTTGCTTTAGGCCAcacccctttctctcctcttcctcccccccctccggtTCCACAtccccccttttcctctccaCTGCCTGACTCTTTATTGCAATACAACAGTGGCAAAGCTCAACCATTACACATTTTGCAGCCTGAGATTTTGTCCCTCACAATGCCAGAGCCACTAACCTCCCCCGCACAAGCTCCTCTGCAGGACAAGTCGTATTTGGAAGTGGACAAAAGCAGCAAAGTCCCCGATGTCAAGCTGCAGGTAAAGGACCCCTATGACGAGCTGTTGTCCATGATTCTGGATGGTTCCACCGGCTTAGACTTTCCAAGATTGTCTCCGGTAGATTCCCCTGCAGCCAAGCCAACCGGTGAATCCCAGAGCAGGTTTAAGCCAAAAGCTGAGGGTTCTCAGCCGGATGTGAAGCCTGCAGCAGTAACGCCAGCCAGTGACTCGGCTGGCGACCGCTTAGCGGTGCAGTTCCACCGGCCTGTCGCAATGGACCCCATCGCTTGGGGGGCGCAGTCAAAAACTGTGAACGAGCCTCAGAGGCCCCCGTCGATGACAGGAAGGGGATATACCGAGTTGTTCATTGAGGAAGACGATGACGCtagagaggacagaggggaggatGTTGACGGTTTAAATGGGGGACTCGGCCCACAG GCTGATGTCTCTCCCTCCACTTTGACACGGCTCCCCCCCTCcgacctctcctccccctcagcaCCGGCACCCCAATCCTCTTTACCTCCGCCATCTCCATCCTCTTTtactccttcttctttttctacaTCTTCTTTTACTCCTACTTCATCTTTAACTTCTTCTTTAACTCCTCTTTCTATGTCTTCTCTTACTTCATCTTTTATTCCTTCTTTATCTTCATCTACTTTTACTCCTTCGTCTTCTTTTGTTCCCTCCTCGTCTTCTTGCTCACAGTCAGAGCAGCAGCCTCGTAGCGCCATCCCTCCCACGCCCCCCGTCTCCCCTCGTCCCCCGTCCCGTCCTCACCTCATGACGTCGGAGCGTTCTTCGGCCTCGGCGCCGTCCTCGCCTCCCCCCCTGCGCtcccctcccgctcctccaCAGCTCCCTGTCACTCACCCCCCGAGCTTACTCTGCTTCTCACATCTGGTTGAATCCATCCCGGCCCCGACCCCCCCTAAGcccgcctctcctcccctcgCCACTCCGCGCTCTCCTCCCACTGTCCCCCGTCCAGGATGTAGGTCCCCCAAGGTGAAG CAGGATCCAGTTGTCGGTGGTAAACCCCCTCGTAGCCCCATCTTGTCCCGGAGGTCCTATCTGTCCTCGGTTAGAGGTCGCCGG CGATTGGTGCAGGATGCTCTCCAGGGTGGAGGAGATCC GTACCAGGCCGTGTACAACTACCTGCCTCGCAACGAGGACGAGCTGGAGCTGAAGGAGGGCGACGTTGTAAATGTGATGGAGAAGTGTGACGATGGCTGGTTCGTTG gGACGTCTCGACACAGCAAGTTGTTTGGAACCTTTCCAGGAAACTACGTGAAACAGCTATAA